In Raphanus sativus cultivar WK10039 chromosome 5, ASM80110v3, whole genome shotgun sequence, the following proteins share a genomic window:
- the LOC108862712 gene encoding LOW QUALITY PROTEIN: phosphoethanolamine N-methyltransferase 1 (The sequence of the model RefSeq protein was modified relative to this genomic sequence to represent the inferred CDS: inserted 4 bases in 3 codons; deleted 2 bases in 2 codons): MAAASYEAERDVQKNYWIGIPLXLTVEAMMLDSRASDLDKEERLQVLSLLPPYEGKSVLELGAGIGRFTGELAQKRGQLIALDFIDSVIKKNESVNGHYKNVKFMCADVTSPDLNITDGSIDLIFSNWLLMYLSDKEVELLAERMVGWIKVGGYIFFRESCFHQSWCSKRXSNPTHYREPGFYTKSIMVNKCRVFQECVTRDAAGNSFELSYDRAKCIGAYVKNKKNQNQICWVWQKVSSQNDRGFQRFLDNVQYKSSGILRYEXVFGHGYVSTGGIGQPKEFVEKMDLKPGQKVLDVGLE; the protein is encoded by the exons ATGGCAGCAGCATCGTACG AGGCAGAGCGTGATGTCCAGAAGAATTACTGGATTGGCATTCCGCT TCTCACTGTTGAAGCCATGATGCTCGACTCTCGAGCCTCTGATCTCGACAAGGAAG aacGGCTGCAGGTGCTCTCTTTGCTCCCGCCATATGAAGGCAAATCGGTGCTGGAACTTGGAGCT GGTATTGGTCGGTTCACTGGTGAATTGGCTCAGAAGCGTGGTCAACTCATCGCTCTTGACTTCATT GATAGCGTCATCaagaag AATGAGAGTGTCAACGGGCACTACAAGAATGTGAAGTTTATGTGTGCTGATGTCACATCCCCTGACCTCAACATCACTGATGGATCCATTGATTTGATTTTCTCCAACTGGCTTCTCATGTATCTCTCTGACAAAGA GGTGGAGCTTTTGGCTGAAAGGATGGTTGGTTGGATCAAAGTTGGAGGATACATTTTCTTCAGAGAATCTTGCTTCCACCAATCTTGGTGCAGCAAGC AATCCAACCCCACTCACTACCGTGAACCCGGTTTCTATACCAAG TCTATTATGGTGAATAAATGCAGGGTGTTTCAAGAATGTGTGACTCGAGATGCTGCTGGGAACTCTTTTGAGCTCTCCTATGATCGGGCAAAGTGCATTGGAGCTTATGtgaagaacaagaagaatcaGAACCAG ATTTGTTGGGTTTGGCAGAAAGTCAGCTCACAAAACGACAGAGGCTTCCAACGTTTCTTGGACAATGTTCAGTACAAATCCAGTGGGATCCTACGCTATG CTGTCTTTGGACATGGCTATGTGAGCACTGGTGGAATCGG ACAACCCAAAGAGTTTGTGGAGAAAATGGATCTGAAACCAGGACAGAAAGTGTTAGATGTTGGTT TGGAATAA